One window of Serinus canaria isolate serCan28SL12 chromosome 3, serCan2020, whole genome shotgun sequence genomic DNA carries:
- the MEMO1 gene encoding protein MEMO1 isoform X1: MSNRVLCREASHAGSWYTASGPQLNAQLEGWLSQVQSTKRPARAIIAPHAGYTYCGSCAAHAYKQVDPNITRKIFILGPSHHVPLSRCALSSVDIYRTPLYDLRIDQKIYGELWKTGMFERMSLQTDEDEHSIEMHLPYTAKAMESHKDEFTIIPVLVGALSESKEQEFGKLFSKYLADPSNLFVVSSDFCHWGQRFRYSYYDESQGEIYRSIEHLDKMGMSIIEQLDPVSFSNYLKKYHNTICGRHPIGVLLNAINELQKNGMNMSFSFLNYAQSSQCRNWQDSSVSYAAGALMVH, translated from the exons ATGTCCAACCGGGTGCTCTGCCGGGAGGCCAGCCACGCCGGCAGCTGGTACACGGCCTCAG GACCCCAGCTGAATGCACAGCTAGAAGGTTGGCTTTCTCAAGTACAATCCACAAAAAGACCTGCAAGAGCCATTATTGCACC CCATGCAGGATATACCTATTGTGGATCTTGTGCAGCCCATGCTTACAAACAAGTGGATCCCAATATCAC CCGAAAAATTTTCATTCTTGGGCCTTCCCATCACGTGCCCCTCTCCCGATGTGCACTTTCCAGTGTGGACATTTACAGAACACCTCTGTATGATCTTCGAATTGACCAAAAGA TTTATGGAGAATTGTGGAAGACTGGAATGTTTGAGCGCATGTCCTTACAGACAGACGAAGATGAACACAGTATTGAAATGCATTTGCCTTATACTGCTAAAGCCATGGAAAG CCATAAGGATGAGTTTACTATTATTCCTGTGTTGGTCGGAGCACTGAGTGAGTCaaaagagcaggaatttggAAAACTCTTCAGTAAATACCTAGCTGATCCTAGTAATCTCTTTGTGGTTTCTTCTGACTTTTGCCATTGGG GTCAGAGGTTCCGTTACAGTTACTATGATGAATCCCAAGGAGAAATTTATAGATCCATTGAGCACCTAGATAAAATG GGTATGAGCATTATAGAGCAGCTAGATCCTGTATCTTTTAGCAATTACTTGAAGAAATACCATAATACAATATGTGGAAGACATCCTATTGGAGTGCTATTAAAT gcTATCAACGAGCTCCAGAAGAATGGAATGAATATgagcttttcatttttgaatTATGCTCAGTCGAGCCAGTGTCGAAACTGGCAAGACAGCTCAGTGAGTTATGCAGCTGGAGCACTTATGGTCCACTGA
- the MEMO1 gene encoding protein MEMO1 isoform X2, translated as MQDIPIVDLVQPMLTNKWIPISPEKFSFLGLPITCPSPDVHFPVWTFTEHLCMIFELTKRFMENCGRLECLSACPYRQTKMNTVLKCICLILLKPWKGQRFRYSYYDESQGEIYRSIEHLDKMGMSIIEQLDPVSFSNYLKKYHNTICGRHPIGVLLNAINELQKNGMNMSFSFLNYAQSSQCRNWQDSSVSYAAGALMVH; from the exons ATGCAGGATATACCTATTGTGGATCTTGTGCAGCCCATGCTTACAAACAAGTGGATCCCAATATCAC CCGAAAAATTTTCATTCTTGGGCCTTCCCATCACGTGCCCCTCTCCCGATGTGCACTTTCCAGTGTGGACATTTACAGAACACCTCTGTATGATCTTCGAATTGACCAAAAGA TTTATGGAGAATTGTGGAAGACTGGAATGTTTGAGCGCATGTCCTTACAGACAGACGAAGATGAACACAGTATTGAAATGCATTTGCCTTATACTGCTAAAGCCATGGAAAG GTCAGAGGTTCCGTTACAGTTACTATGATGAATCCCAAGGAGAAATTTATAGATCCATTGAGCACCTAGATAAAATG GGTATGAGCATTATAGAGCAGCTAGATCCTGTATCTTTTAGCAATTACTTGAAGAAATACCATAATACAATATGTGGAAGACATCCTATTGGAGTGCTATTAAAT gcTATCAACGAGCTCCAGAAGAATGGAATGAATATgagcttttcatttttgaatTATGCTCAGTCGAGCCAGTGTCGAAACTGGCAAGACAGCTCAGTGAGTTATGCAGCTGGAGCACTTATGGTCCACTGA